The Drosophila teissieri strain GT53w chromosome X, Prin_Dtei_1.1, whole genome shotgun sequence genome has a segment encoding these proteins:
- the LOC122622950 gene encoding uncharacterized protein LOC122622950 isoform X1, whose protein sequence is MAAKRNRDADIVKHKLDLRVRFKKLVRAVIMNQTWLSDEEEQGISMNVKKNVALMRQKRKPGMLTVADKALLRSNPAFRTIEERKKLCILIAGLNCFSRIPPKIRARMVPVLKFMSINEPRVIIKNGDMPISVYFILNGEVEMKKNIFNKATKQDDAIAEAIFGPGDCFGDVEMVEECPRMNTYQALSSVEVLSIYDVDYERILKPHMLKQWNEKKLALRAFDYFDFLTPDQIILACKYSYLVQYEPLETIYMGDKDSLGYVRFVLSGECVILQCLSMKVTNAEGEVNYELAEINKDEGLEMFQSWKDVTSRNSFLDIQDILASSTSSEEVEGGTKKKQAMRKMGLAEIQKFCGIRTSTTPSRKKPKPRRTLSTAAQARKTQLIQSLRRGTPWHPSALQPFDDDDDDDDDDHLGEDYLDYGEDLYDDEIATDDSSYNSSSGSNVSMDRTLVQVQLKRHSAESTASEKKVSSSSSEIFTASSTTNEKSLIDESAKQVKEPVETHFIDVGSLTYGSIFGLGEKMEHRVIMARTVVQCLLLPRFWLLEEEQNPGNIWHRRRFYFECNVPSRQDLFTNFLKTRQWNKFRHDYIESLLNREEKGNITKEEDIPIMCRIVETSDDA, encoded by the exons ATGGCGGCCAAGCGAAACCGCGATGCGGATATCGTCAAACACAAGTTGGATCTACGGGTCCGATTTAAAAAGTTGGTTCGGGCTGTCATTATGAACCAGACGTGGCTTTCCGATGAAGAGGAGCAGGGCATCTCAATGAATGTGAAAAAGAATGTGGCTTTGATGCGCCAAAAGCGAAAACCGGGAATGTTGACCGTTGCG GACAAGGCACTATTGCGTTCGAATCCCGCTTTCAGGACAATTGAGGAACGCAAAAAGTTGTGCATTCTAATAGCAGGACTAAATTGTTTCTCTAGAATACCACCG AAAATTAGAGCACGCATGGTGCCAGTCCTAAAGTTTATGTCCATCAATGAGCCACGTGTGATAATCAAAAATGGTGATATGCCTATCTCCGTCTATTTCATTTTGAATGGGGAAGTCGAGATGAAGAAGAACATATTCAACAAG GCTACAAAACAAGATGATGCCATTGCGGAAGCTATTTTTGGTCCAGGAGATTGTTTCGGAGACGTAGAAATGGTTGAGGAATGCCCAAGAATGAACACTTATCAAGCCCTGT CTAGTGTTGAGGTTTTATCGATATACGATGTGGACTATGAACGCATCCTGAAGCCACATATGTTGAAACAATGGAACGAAAAAAAGCTAGCATTAAGGgcatttgattattttgattttttgactCCGGATCAG ATAATTCTAGCTTGCAAGTACTCGTACTTGGTTCAGTATGAGCCCCTAGAGACCATTTATATGGGGGATAAGGACTCTTTAGGTTATGTGCGATTTGTTCTTAGCGGAGAGTGTGTAATTTTGCAGTGTCTAAGTATGAAG GTCACCAACGCAGAAGGAGAGGTCAACTACGAACTGGCCGAAATAAATAAGGATGAGGGTCTTGAAATGTTTCAGTCATGGAAAGACGTTACCAGTCGTAACTCATTTTTAGACATACAGGACATTTTGGCCTCTTCCACCTCCTCTGAGGAAGTTGAAGGCGGCACGAAGAAGAAACAAGCG ATGCGCAAAATGGGTCTAGCGGAAATACAAAAGTTTTGTGGCATCCGGACCTCTACCACACCATCTCGAAAGAAACCAAAGCCGAGAAGGACCTTGAGTACGGCGGCACAGGCCAGAAAAACTCAATTGATACAGTCGCTGCGAAGGGGAACTCCTTGGCACCCAAGTGCACTGCAGCCTtttgatgacgatgacgatgacgacgatgacgaccaTCTTGGTGAAGATTATTTGGACTACGGGGAAGATCTCTATGATGATGAAATTGCTACGGACGATAGCTCATATAATTCTTCCTCGGGTTCCAATGTCTCCATGGATCGTACTCTCGTTCAAGTGCAGCTTAAACGGCACAGCGCCGAAAGCACTGCCTCCGAAAAGAAAGTATCCAGTTCATCGTCAGAAATATTTACGGCGAGTTCGACCACCAATGAGAAGAGTTTAATTGACGAGAGCGCCAAACAAGTCAAA GAGCCCGTTGAGACGCACTTCATAGACGTAGGCTCACTGACCTACGGTAGTATCTTTGGACTGGGCGAAAAGATGGAGCATCGCGTGATAATGGCCCGTACTGTTGTGCAGTGCCTGCTCCTGCCGCGCTTCTGGCTCCTTGAGGAGGAACAGAATCCGGGTAATATTTGGCACCGCCGTCGTTTTTACTTCGAGTGCAACGTGCCCTCGCGCCAGGACTTGTTTACCAACTTTCTGAAGACCCGGCAATGGAACAAATTCCGTCACGACTACATTGAAAGCCTGCTGAATCGCGAGGAGAAGGGCAACATTACCAAGGAGGAAGATATTCCAATTATGTGTCGTATCGTGGAGACTAGCGATGATGCTTAA
- the LOC122622950 gene encoding uncharacterized protein LOC122622950 isoform X2: MPKNEHLSSPVVEVLSIYDVDYERILKPHMLKQWNEKKLALRAFDYFDFLTPDQIILACKYSYLVQYEPLETIYMGDKDSLGYVRFVLSGECVILQCLSMKVTNAEGEVNYELAEINKDEGLEMFQSWKDVTSRNSFLDIQDILASSTSSEEVEGGTKKKQAMRKMGLAEIQKFCGIRTSTTPSRKKPKPRRTLSTAAQARKTQLIQSLRRGTPWHPSALQPFDDDDDDDDDDHLGEDYLDYGEDLYDDEIATDDSSYNSSSGSNVSMDRTLVQVQLKRHSAESTASEKKVSSSSSEIFTASSTTNEKSLIDESAKQVKEPVETHFIDVGSLTYGSIFGLGEKMEHRVIMARTVVQCLLLPRFWLLEEEQNPGNIWHRRRFYFECNVPSRQDLFTNFLKTRQWNKFRHDYIESLLNREEKGNITKEEDIPIMCRIVETSDDA, translated from the exons ATGCCCAAGAATGAACACTTATCAAGCCCTGT TGTTGAGGTTTTATCGATATACGATGTGGACTATGAACGCATCCTGAAGCCACATATGTTGAAACAATGGAACGAAAAAAAGCTAGCATTAAGGgcatttgattattttgattttttgactCCGGATCAG ATAATTCTAGCTTGCAAGTACTCGTACTTGGTTCAGTATGAGCCCCTAGAGACCATTTATATGGGGGATAAGGACTCTTTAGGTTATGTGCGATTTGTTCTTAGCGGAGAGTGTGTAATTTTGCAGTGTCTAAGTATGAAG GTCACCAACGCAGAAGGAGAGGTCAACTACGAACTGGCCGAAATAAATAAGGATGAGGGTCTTGAAATGTTTCAGTCATGGAAAGACGTTACCAGTCGTAACTCATTTTTAGACATACAGGACATTTTGGCCTCTTCCACCTCCTCTGAGGAAGTTGAAGGCGGCACGAAGAAGAAACAAGCG ATGCGCAAAATGGGTCTAGCGGAAATACAAAAGTTTTGTGGCATCCGGACCTCTACCACACCATCTCGAAAGAAACCAAAGCCGAGAAGGACCTTGAGTACGGCGGCACAGGCCAGAAAAACTCAATTGATACAGTCGCTGCGAAGGGGAACTCCTTGGCACCCAAGTGCACTGCAGCCTtttgatgacgatgacgatgacgacgatgacgaccaTCTTGGTGAAGATTATTTGGACTACGGGGAAGATCTCTATGATGATGAAATTGCTACGGACGATAGCTCATATAATTCTTCCTCGGGTTCCAATGTCTCCATGGATCGTACTCTCGTTCAAGTGCAGCTTAAACGGCACAGCGCCGAAAGCACTGCCTCCGAAAAGAAAGTATCCAGTTCATCGTCAGAAATATTTACGGCGAGTTCGACCACCAATGAGAAGAGTTTAATTGACGAGAGCGCCAAACAAGTCAAA GAGCCCGTTGAGACGCACTTCATAGACGTAGGCTCACTGACCTACGGTAGTATCTTTGGACTGGGCGAAAAGATGGAGCATCGCGTGATAATGGCCCGTACTGTTGTGCAGTGCCTGCTCCTGCCGCGCTTCTGGCTCCTTGAGGAGGAACAGAATCCGGGTAATATTTGGCACCGCCGTCGTTTTTACTTCGAGTGCAACGTGCCCTCGCGCCAGGACTTGTTTACCAACTTTCTGAAGACCCGGCAATGGAACAAATTCCGTCACGACTACATTGAAAGCCTGCTGAATCGCGAGGAGAAGGGCAACATTACCAAGGAGGAAGATATTCCAATTATGTGTCGTATCGTGGAGACTAGCGATGATGCTTAA
- the LOC122622951 gene encoding protein Tob2 isoform X1, with product MHIEIQVALNFVISYLYNKLPRRRVNIFGEELEKALRDKFQGHWYPEKPFKGSAYRCLKTGDPIDSVLERAARESGVPIGDILENLPNELSVWIDPGEVSFRIGEKGAVKILYTENNENHEDSHSADREVTKMFNPEAQCFRPIDAVNTTMNNLSLSPKALPLALPQAGSSPHSAASSSPTYKGSPNPTISGSCSSVSAAGSGTGSGSGSGSNLAPGPGTAPVPVPGNGATANAAAAAFMQRGAQAPLTFTTATFAQTKFGSTKLKTSSKRTNSSAYRMSPTEFSNYIKQRAMQQQMHHGHGVVPSAGSSVSAAFGGLDAVSPARSLSPNPLSLGGNPNQAGSGSSADPFYYQNMAINLYPQFGNPRSLFESHFNADASGLGLFVGGTAGTAGAAVAAGGNGGANKYSTYLEPCYFGNGHANSQQHPQQQNRGGMDRPNSSESCFGLNVDCGSAVLEDSSSSSSAAAAPAVAVAVAIAGDSSPEDSPLSTPTVAATTAGTTTTPPSSTTNNSSSHPTQQQEQPSSSSGNGNGNANANGNGNNGNNSNSNTKLIDGISSFYGTGSSYQQLLVAN from the exons ATGCATATTGAAATCCAGGTCGCTTTGAACTTTGTCATATCCTATCTCTACAACAAATTGCCGCGCAGACgtgtaaatatatttggcgaggagctggagaaggccCTACGCGACAAGTTCCAGGGTCACTGGTACCCAGAAAAACCCTTTAAG gGATCTGCCTATCGCTGCTTGAAGACCGGGGATCCCATTGATTCGGTTCTGGAAAGAGCGGCTAGGGAAAGTGGAGTACCGATCGGCGATATCCTAGAAAACCTACCAAACGAACTTTCCGTGTGGATAGATCCCGGGGAGGTCTCATTCCGCATCGGTGAAAAGGGAGCAGTAAAG ATTCTTTACACGGAGAACAATGAGAACCACGAAGACAGCCACTCGGCAGATCGCGAGGTCACCAAAATGTTCAACCCGGAGGCGCAGTGCTTCCGACCCATCGATGCCGTTAACACGACCATGAACAATCTGAGCTTGAGTCCCAAGGCGCTTCCATTGGCACTGCCCCAAGCAGGATCCTCGCCGCACTCGGCTGCGTCCAGTTCACCCACCTACAAGGGCAGTCCAAATCCCACGATCTCTGGCAGCTGCAGTTCCGTTTCCGCAGCGGGTTCTGGAACGGGCTCTGGTTCTGGATCCGGATCCAATCTGGCACCCGGTCCTGGTACCGCTCCAGTTCCCGTACCCGGAAACGGTGCCACCGccaatgcagctgcagcggcctTTATGCAACGCGGCGCCCAGGCGCCATTGACATTCACCACAGCCACCTTTGCGCAGACTAAATTCGGCAGCACCAAGCTGAAGACCAGCTCCAAGCGCACAAACAG CAGCGCCTATCGCATGTCGCCCACTGAGTTCTCCAACTACATCAAACAGCGTgcgatgcagcagcagatgcatcATGGTCATGGAGTTGTCCCGTCCGCAGGATCATCGGTATCGGCAGCATTTGGCGGCCTAGATGCCGTCTCACCTGCCCGTTCCCTATCGCCGAATCCCCTATCGCTGGGCGGAAATCCAAATCAGGCCGGATCGGGATCGTCGGCCGATCCGTTTTACTATCAAAACATGGCGATCAATCTGTATCCACAATTTGGCAATCCACGCAGCCTCTTCGAGTCGCACTTCAATGCGGATGCCAGTGGCTTGGGTCTCTTTGTGGGCGGAACTGCTGGAACAGCTGGTGCTGCAGTCGCCGCTGGAGGAAATGGTGGCGCCAACAAGTATAGTACTTATCTGGAGCCGTGCTACTTTGGCAATGGCCATGCCAACTCACAACAGCATCCGCAGCAACAGAATCGCGGCGGAATGGATCGTCCGAATAGTAGCGAAAGCTGCTTTGGCCTAAATGTGGATTGCGGTAGTGCCGTTCTCGAGGAttcgtcatcatcgtcgtcagcagcggctgctcctgctgtggccgttgccgttgccattgctgGGGACTCATCGCCGGAGGACAGTCCCCTAAGTACACCCACCGTGGCAGCCACAACCGCAGGAACAACAACCACTCCTCCttccagcaccaccaacaacagTAGTAGCCATCCAACTcaacaacaggaacaaccgtcctcctcctcgggaaacggaaacggaaatgcgaacgcaaacggaaacggaaacaacGGTAATAATTCCAACAGCAATACCAAACTGATCGATGGCATAAGCTCCTTCTATGGCACCGGATCATCGTATCAGCAACTATTGGTTGCCAACTAG
- the LOC122622951 gene encoding protein Tob2 isoform X2 → MHIEIQVALNFVISYLYNKLPRRRVNIFGEELEKALRDKFQGHWYPEKPFKGSAYRCLKTGDPIDSVLERAARESGVPIGDILENLPNELSVWIDPGEVSFRIGEKGAVKILYTENNENHEDSHSADREVTKMFNPEAQCFRPIDAVNTTMNNLSLSPKALPLALPQAGSSPHSAASSSPTYKGSPNPTISGSCSSVSAAGSGTGSGSGSGSNLAPGPGTAPVPVPGNGATANAAAAAFMQRGAQAPLTFTTATFAQTKFGSTKLKTSSKRTNSAYRMSPTEFSNYIKQRAMQQQMHHGHGVVPSAGSSVSAAFGGLDAVSPARSLSPNPLSLGGNPNQAGSGSSADPFYYQNMAINLYPQFGNPRSLFESHFNADASGLGLFVGGTAGTAGAAVAAGGNGGANKYSTYLEPCYFGNGHANSQQHPQQQNRGGMDRPNSSESCFGLNVDCGSAVLEDSSSSSSAAAAPAVAVAVAIAGDSSPEDSPLSTPTVAATTAGTTTTPPSSTTNNSSSHPTQQQEQPSSSSGNGNGNANANGNGNNGNNSNSNTKLIDGISSFYGTGSSYQQLLVAN, encoded by the exons ATGCATATTGAAATCCAGGTCGCTTTGAACTTTGTCATATCCTATCTCTACAACAAATTGCCGCGCAGACgtgtaaatatatttggcgaggagctggagaaggccCTACGCGACAAGTTCCAGGGTCACTGGTACCCAGAAAAACCCTTTAAG gGATCTGCCTATCGCTGCTTGAAGACCGGGGATCCCATTGATTCGGTTCTGGAAAGAGCGGCTAGGGAAAGTGGAGTACCGATCGGCGATATCCTAGAAAACCTACCAAACGAACTTTCCGTGTGGATAGATCCCGGGGAGGTCTCATTCCGCATCGGTGAAAAGGGAGCAGTAAAG ATTCTTTACACGGAGAACAATGAGAACCACGAAGACAGCCACTCGGCAGATCGCGAGGTCACCAAAATGTTCAACCCGGAGGCGCAGTGCTTCCGACCCATCGATGCCGTTAACACGACCATGAACAATCTGAGCTTGAGTCCCAAGGCGCTTCCATTGGCACTGCCCCAAGCAGGATCCTCGCCGCACTCGGCTGCGTCCAGTTCACCCACCTACAAGGGCAGTCCAAATCCCACGATCTCTGGCAGCTGCAGTTCCGTTTCCGCAGCGGGTTCTGGAACGGGCTCTGGTTCTGGATCCGGATCCAATCTGGCACCCGGTCCTGGTACCGCTCCAGTTCCCGTACCCGGAAACGGTGCCACCGccaatgcagctgcagcggcctTTATGCAACGCGGCGCCCAGGCGCCATTGACATTCACCACAGCCACCTTTGCGCAGACTAAATTCGGCAGCACCAAGCTGAAGACCAGCTCCAAGCGCACAAACAG CGCCTATCGCATGTCGCCCACTGAGTTCTCCAACTACATCAAACAGCGTgcgatgcagcagcagatgcatcATGGTCATGGAGTTGTCCCGTCCGCAGGATCATCGGTATCGGCAGCATTTGGCGGCCTAGATGCCGTCTCACCTGCCCGTTCCCTATCGCCGAATCCCCTATCGCTGGGCGGAAATCCAAATCAGGCCGGATCGGGATCGTCGGCCGATCCGTTTTACTATCAAAACATGGCGATCAATCTGTATCCACAATTTGGCAATCCACGCAGCCTCTTCGAGTCGCACTTCAATGCGGATGCCAGTGGCTTGGGTCTCTTTGTGGGCGGAACTGCTGGAACAGCTGGTGCTGCAGTCGCCGCTGGAGGAAATGGTGGCGCCAACAAGTATAGTACTTATCTGGAGCCGTGCTACTTTGGCAATGGCCATGCCAACTCACAACAGCATCCGCAGCAACAGAATCGCGGCGGAATGGATCGTCCGAATAGTAGCGAAAGCTGCTTTGGCCTAAATGTGGATTGCGGTAGTGCCGTTCTCGAGGAttcgtcatcatcgtcgtcagcagcggctgctcctgctgtggccgttgccgttgccattgctgGGGACTCATCGCCGGAGGACAGTCCCCTAAGTACACCCACCGTGGCAGCCACAACCGCAGGAACAACAACCACTCCTCCttccagcaccaccaacaacagTAGTAGCCATCCAACTcaacaacaggaacaaccgtcctcctcctcgggaaacggaaacggaaatgcgaacgcaaacggaaacggaaacaacGGTAATAATTCCAACAGCAATACCAAACTGATCGATGGCATAAGCTCCTTCTATGGCACCGGATCATCGTATCAGCAACTATTGGTTGCCAACTAG